One segment of Alligator mississippiensis isolate rAllMis1 chromosome 13, rAllMis1, whole genome shotgun sequence DNA contains the following:
- the EPHA2 gene encoding ephrin type-A receptor 2, with protein MNRSEVSHKLPLRSSGQQGHGMGEMQRRRGPGPLLFSLLLLSSTLLSAQAKEVVLLDFAKAQGELGWLTHPYGRGWDLLQHVMNDSPIYIYSVCNVMEGDQDNWLRTNWIYRSEAQRIFIELNFTVRDCNSFPGGASSCKETFNLYYAESDVDYGTNFQKRQFKKIDTIAPDEITMRDDFTTRNVKLNVEVRSVGPLTRKGFYLAFQDIGACVALVSVRIYYKKCPDVHQNMAFFPETMAGADSQTLAKVQGTCVQDAVASEEPLMHCNSDGEWLVPIGQCQCRAGYEKVENSCKACSPGFFKPDISDGTCAKCPPHTLPSPKGSTLCPCEEGYFRSAEDPPSFPCSRPPSAPHGVTAIGLGAKVQLRWSPPRNTGGRKDVTYTITCEQCRPETGECRPCDSSIRYSEPPHGLTGTSVTVSDLEPYMNYTFTVEARNGVSSFSNSRNYGTASISVNQTEPPKVMSVNLDGHTATSLTLSWMVPARQASRVSRYEVTYRKKMDSRGYSVVRCEGNSVTLSNLAPGTMYRVHILTHTQEGQSTESDTFEFETLPGGTEGMNTAAVVGGAVSGVFLLALVVAAMLYFHRRKRNLRARQSENDVYYSKSDQLKPLKTYVDPHTYEDPNQAVLKFTTEIHPSCVTRQKVIGAGEFGEVYKGTLKNGKKDVPVAIKTLKVGYTEKQRIDFLSEASIMGQFCHHNIIRLEGVVSKYKPFMIVTEYMENGALDRFLREKDGEFCMIQLVGMLRGIAAGMKYLASMNYVHRDLAARNILVNSQLVCKVSDFGLSRVLEDDPDATYTTSGGKIPIRWTAPEAISFRKFTSASDVWSYGIVMWEVMSYGERPYWELSNHEVMKAISDGFRLPAPVDCPSAIYQLMMQCWQQERSRRPKFNDIVSILDKLIRAPESLKTMADFDPRVSIRLPSTSGSEGIPFRTVAEWLESIKMHQYTEHFTSAGYTTIEKVAQMSNEDIKKIGVRLPGHQKRIAYSLMGLKDQINTVGIPI; from the exons ATGAACAGGAGCGAAGTTTCCCACAAACTCCCATTAAGAAGTTCAGGGCAGCAGGGACACGGCATGGGCGAGATGCAGCGCAGGCGGGGGCCAGGacccctgctcttctccctcctgctcctctccagcaCCCTGCTCAGCGCCCAGGCCAAGGAAG TTGTCCTCCTGGATTTTGCCAAAGCCcaaggggagctgggctggctgaCCCATCCCTACGGGAGAGGG TGGGACCTGCTGCAGCACGTCATGAACGACTCGCCCATCTACATCTACTCGGTCTGCAACGTGATGGAGGGCGACCAGGACAACTGGCTGCGCACCAACTGGATCTACCGCAGCGAGGCGCAGCGCATCTTCATCGAGCTCAACTTCACGGTGCGCGACTGCAACAGCTTCCCCGGCGGCGCCAGCTCCTGCAAGGAGACCTTCAACCTCTACTACGCCGAGTCGGATGTGGACTACGGCACCAACTTCCAGAAGCGCCAGTTCAAGAAGATCGACACCATCGCGCCCGACGAGATCACCATGCGCGACGACTTCACCACCCGCAACGTCAAGCTGAACGTCGAGGTGCGCTCCGTGGGGCCCCTGACCCGCAAGGGCTTCTACCTGGCCTTCCAGGACATCGGGGCCTGCGTGGCTCTGGTCTCCGTCCGCATCTACTACAAGAAGTGCCCCGACGTGCACCAGAACATGGCTTTCTTCCCCGAGACCATGGCCGGCGCCGACTCGCAGACGCTGGCCAAGGTGCAGGGCACCTGCGTGCAGGACGCGGTGGCCAGCGAGGAGCCCCTCATGCATTGCAACTCAGACGGGGAGTGGCTGGTGCCCATCGGGCAGTGCCAGTGCCGGGCCGGCTACGAGAAGGTGGAGAACAGCTGCAAAG cctgctctcccGGGTTCTTCAAACCGGACATCTCCGATGGCACCTGTGCCAAGTGCCCCCCGCACACGCTGCCCTCCCCCAAAGGCTCCACTTTGTGCCCGTGTGAGGAAGGCTATTTCCGGTCCGCCGAGGAtcccccttcttttccctgctcAC GTCCCCCGTCTGCCCCGCACGGCGTCACTGCCATCGGCCTGGGCGCCAAGGTGCAGCTGCGCTGGTCCCCACCCCGCAACACGGGGGGCCGCAAAGATGTCACCTACACCATCACGTGTGAGCAGTGCCGGCCCGAGACCGGGGAGTGCCGGCCCTGTGACTCCAGCATCCGCTACTCAGAACCGCCCCACGGCCTGACCGGGACGTCCGTGACCGTCAGCGACCTGGAGCCCTACATGAACTACACCTTCACCGTGGAGGCCAGGAACGGGGTCTCGTCCTTCAGCAACAGCCGCAACTACGGCACTGCGAGCATCAGCGTCAACCAGACGG AACCTCCCAAGGTGATGTCGGTGAACCTGGACGGCCACACGGCTACCAGCCTGACGCTGTCCTGGATGGTCCCAGCCCGGCAGGCGAGCCGGGTCTCGAGATACGAGGTCACCTACAGAAAAAAG ATGGATAGCAGAGGCTACTCGGTCGTACGCTGCGAAGGAAACAGCGTGACCCTATCCAACCTCGCGCCGGGCACCATGTACAGGGTGCACATCCTGACCCATACGCAGGAGGGCCAGAGCACCGAGAGCGACACCTTCGAGTTCGAGACGCTGCCAGGGG gTACTGAGGGCATGAACACGGCGGCCGTGGTCGGCGGTGCTGTCTCCGGGGTCTTCCTGCTGGCCCTCGTGGTGGCTGCCATGCTGTACTTTCACCGAAG GAAAAGGAACCTGCGCGCCCGCCAGTCGGAGAACGACGTCTACTACTCCAAGTCTG ACCAGCTGAAGCCCCTGAAGACGTACGTGGACCCCCACACCTACGAGGACCCCAACCAGGCCGTGCTGAAATTCACCACCGAGATTCACCCCTCGTGCGTCACGCGCCAGAAGGTGATCGGGGCAG GTGAGTTCGGGGAAGTCTACAAGGGGACCCTGAAGAACGGGAAGAAGGACGTGCCGGTGGCCATCAAGACACTAAAGGTGGGCTACACGGAGAAGCAGCGCATCGACTTCCTGAGCGAAGCCAGCATCATGGGCCAGTTCTGCCACCACAACATCATCCGCCTGGAAGGCGTCGTCTCCAAAT ATAAACCCTTCATGATTGTCACCGAGTACATGGAGAACGGAGCCCTGGACAGGTTCCTGCGG GAGAAGGACGGCGAGTTCTgcatgatccagctggtgggcaTGCTGCGAGGCATCGCCGCGGGCATGAAGTACCTGGCCAGCATGAACTACGTGCACCGGGACCTGGCCGCGCGCAACATCCTCGTCAACAGCCAGCTGGTCTGCAAGGTGTCTGACTTCGGCCTGTCCCGCGTCCTGGAGGACGATCCCGATGCCACCTACACCACCAGC GGCGGCAAGATCCCCATCCGCTGGACAGCCCCCGAGGCCATCTCCTTCCGCAAGTTCACCTCGGCCAGCGACGTCTGGAGCTACGGCATCGTCATGTGGGAGGTGATGTCCTACGGCGAGCGCCCGTACTGGGAGCTCTCAAACCACGAG GTCATGAAGGCCATCAGCGATGGCTTCCGGCTACCTGCGCCCGTGGACTGCCCCTCCGCCATCTACCAGCTGATGatgcagtgttggcagcaggagaggagcCGCCGGCCCAAGTTCAACGACATCGTCAGCATCCTCGACAAGCTCATCCGGGCCCCCGAATCCCTCAAGACCATGGCTGACTTCGACCCTCG GGTGTCCATCCGCCTGCCCAGCACCAGCGGCTCGGAGGGCATCCCCTTCCGCACCGTCGCAGAGTGGCTGGAGTCCATCAAGATGCACCAGTACACGGAGCACTTCACGTCGGCCGGCTACACCACCATCGAGAAGGTGGCGCAGATGAGCAACGA GGACATTAAGAAGATCGGGGTACGCTTGCCAGGCCACCAGAAGCGAATCGCCTACAGCCTCATGGGGCTGAAGGACCAGATCAACACCGTGGGGATCCCCATCTGA